From one Novosphingobium sp. genomic stretch:
- a CDS encoding S9 family peptidase, whose product MSFKIGGCSLLALAVSAQVLVVSSVSAQSDSSAKAPLSAQEAAARFGARDAVGEVSIAPDGKQLAVVVPNGSGEDIHVHQLDGSGKVTAIRGASGGDNRLRYCQWSTDQRLACMLTYLVKDANGLMTYTRVIGVNADGSASRMITPQESMRARGMSNDGGQIIDLTAPGGGNGVLMTRRFMPEEETGTIIHATRGGLGVIAVDTVSGKSRTVEPPKETASDFLSDGRGMVRVMSVQPREESGYDGNRISWFFRKKDGHAWLPLSTVTYSAGGSHGFEPLAVDPDLDVVYGRDVKDGYTALYRRALTEGAPNELLLSHPGVDVDNLVRVGRQQRVVGVSYATEKRVVDYADPELAKLSKAMAKVFPAGSAVNIIDATQNEQKLVMLVTSDVNPGMLYLYDKATHQMAELLPLRPQLAGVALSQMKPVRFPARDGTMIPGYLTLPPGSDGKNLPAIVMPHGGPESRDEWGFDWLSQFFANRGYAVLQPEFRGSTGYGAAWFQKNGFQSWPTAIGDVNDAGRWLVTQGIAKPDKLAIVGWSYGGYAALQSAVLDPDLYKAIVAVAPVTDLEMLRMERINFTDYEMENTRIGQGPHVKAGSPAQNAGKFKAPVLMFHGDIDHNVGIAESRFMRDKLNGAGKSVELVEFPGLDHQLASSAARTKMLAQADAFLRQSLHLP is encoded by the coding sequence GTTCGTTGCTGGCGTTGGCGGTGTCGGCGCAGGTTCTTGTGGTGTCGTCCGTATCGGCGCAATCGGACAGTTCTGCCAAGGCTCCGCTGTCCGCGCAGGAAGCGGCAGCCCGCTTTGGCGCGCGCGATGCGGTGGGCGAGGTCAGCATTGCGCCCGACGGCAAGCAACTGGCTGTTGTCGTGCCCAACGGTTCGGGCGAGGACATCCATGTCCACCAGCTTGACGGCAGCGGCAAGGTCACCGCCATTCGTGGCGCCAGCGGAGGCGATAACCGCTTGCGCTATTGCCAGTGGTCGACCGATCAGCGGCTGGCCTGCATGCTGACCTATCTGGTTAAGGATGCCAATGGCCTGATGACCTACACGCGGGTGATCGGGGTCAATGCCGATGGCAGCGCCTCACGCATGATCACGCCGCAGGAAAGCATGCGCGCCAGGGGCATGAGCAACGATGGTGGCCAGATCATCGATCTGACCGCGCCGGGCGGCGGCAATGGCGTGCTGATGACCCGCCGTTTCATGCCCGAGGAGGAAACCGGCACGATCATCCATGCCACGCGGGGCGGTCTGGGTGTGATCGCGGTCGACACCGTGAGCGGCAAGTCACGCACGGTCGAGCCGCCCAAGGAAACGGCCTCGGATTTCCTGTCCGACGGGCGCGGCATGGTGCGGGTGATGAGCGTGCAGCCGCGTGAGGAATCGGGCTATGACGGCAACCGTATAAGCTGGTTCTTCCGCAAGAAGGACGGACATGCATGGCTGCCATTGAGCACGGTCACCTACAGCGCGGGGGGCAGTCATGGTTTTGAGCCGCTGGCGGTCGATCCCGATCTTGACGTGGTCTATGGCCGTGACGTGAAGGATGGCTACACCGCCCTCTATCGCCGCGCGCTGACCGAAGGGGCGCCCAACGAATTGTTGCTCAGCCATCCGGGCGTTGATGTCGACAATCTGGTGCGCGTGGGGCGCCAGCAGCGCGTGGTGGGCGTGAGCTATGCCACCGAAAAGCGGGTGGTCGATTATGCCGACCCGGAACTGGCCAAATTGAGCAAGGCCATGGCAAAGGTCTTTCCCGCAGGGTCGGCGGTGAACATCATCGATGCCACGCAGAATGAGCAGAAACTGGTGATGCTGGTGACCAGCGACGTCAATCCGGGCATGCTTTACCTGTATGACAAGGCGACGCATCAAATGGCGGAGCTGTTGCCGCTGCGTCCGCAACTGGCGGGCGTGGCGCTGTCGCAGATGAAGCCGGTCCGCTTCCCTGCCCGCGACGGCACGATGATTCCGGGCTATCTTACGCTGCCGCCCGGCAGCGACGGCAAAAACCTTCCCGCCATTGTTATGCCTCATGGCGGGCCGGAATCGCGTGACGAGTGGGGCTTCGACTGGCTGTCGCAATTCTTCGCCAACCGGGGTTATGCGGTGTTGCAGCCCGAATTTCGCGGGTCGACAGGTTACGGGGCGGCCTGGTTCCAGAAGAATGGCTTCCAGTCATGGCCCACCGCCATCGGGGATGTGAACGATGCCGGGCGCTGGCTGGTGACGCAGGGCATTGCAAAGCCTGACAAGCTGGCGATCGTCGGCTGGTCATATGGTGGCTATGCGGCGTTGCAATCGGCGGTGCTGGACCCGGATCTCTACAAGGCCATCGTGGCTGTGGCCCCGGTGACCGATCTGGAGATGCTGCGCATGGAGCGCATCAATTTCACCGATTATGAGATGGAAAACACCCGCATCGGTCAGGGGCCGCATGTCAAGGCGGGCAGCCCGGCGCAAAATGCCGGCAAGTTCAAGGCGCCGGTGCTGATGTTCCATGGCGATATCGATCACAATGTGGGCATCGCGGAATCGCGTTTCATGCGCGACAAATTGAACGGCGCCGGCAAGTCGGTGGAACTGGTCGAATTTCCTGGCCTCGATCATCAACTGGCCAGTTCGGCGGCCCGGACCAAGATGCTGGCACAGGCGGACGCTTTCCTGCGCCAGTCGCTGCATCTGCCTTGA